A genomic segment from Nicotiana tabacum cultivar K326 chromosome 9, ASM71507v2, whole genome shotgun sequence encodes:
- the LOC107812114 gene encoding cytokinin hydroxylase translates to MEFVQFSQVLSLISMAAILLFMLGKVIYSCWILPKLRYRKLRTNGFDGPAPIFPLGNINDMKKELKKTVSPSLSISNHDIHSFAFPYYARWQKLHGNVFIYWLGTEPFLYIADPEFIKKMSAVVMGKSWGKPRVFKRDRDPLFGNGLVMVEGDKWVNHRHVINPAFSPASLKGMTNLMAESATNMLDRWADLIYSGKKEIEIEVEKEITSTAGEIIAKTTFGINYENGGKVFDKLRTLQIALFKSIRFVGVPYGNLIYHKEALKAKKLGKEIDALLVSIIEARKKMDKNQYSQHDLLSLLMLDESANGMDCRLGKTLSTRELVDECKTIFIGGHETSALALTWTMLLLALHPEWQTQLREEIKQVFGVGEIDVTRLNALRKMGWVMNEVLRLYSPAPNVQRQAKDDIQVDNNVVIPKGTNIWIDVVSMHHDKQLWGEDVNEFKPERFKDDVYGGCKHKMGFLPFGFGGRMCIGKNLFLMEYKIVLSLILTRFSFSISPNYKHCPSILLSLRPTHGLPLIIRPL, encoded by the exons atGGAATTCGTCCAGTTTTCTCAAGTTCTTAGCTTGATAAGCATGGCTGCCATTCTTTTGTTTATGCTAGGGAAAGTAATATATTCTTGTTGGATTTTGCCTAAGCTGAGGTATAGAAAGCTTAGGACAAATGGATTTGACGGACCAGCTCCAATTTTCCCTCTTGGAAATATAAATGACATGaagaaggagttgaagaagaCAGTTTCTCCTTCTTTGAGCATTAGCAATCATGACATTCATTCATTTGCATTCCCATACTATGCTCGGTGGCAGAAGTTGCATG GTAACGTATTTATCTACTGGCTAGGAACAGAGCCATTTCTGTACATAGCAGATCCTGAATTTATAAAGAAGATGTCAGCGGTTGTAATGGGCAAAAGTTGGGGAAAGCCAAGAGTATTTAAGAGGGATAGAGACCCCTTGTTTGGGAATGGCCTTGTTATGGTGGAAGGGGATAAGTGGGTTAATCACAGGCATGTTATTAATCCTGCTTTTTCCCCTGCCAGCTTGAAG GGTATGACAAACTTAATGGCGGAGTCGGCCACAAATATGCTAGACCGGTGGGCGGACCTCATATACTCAGGGAAGAAAGAAATCGAGATCGAAGTCGAAAAGGAAATCACAAGCACAGCGGGTGAAATCATTGCGAAAACAACCTTTGGAATCAACTACGAAAACGGGGGGAAAGTGTTTGATAAATTAAGAACACTGCAAATCGCTCTTTTCAAGTCCATACGTTTTGTTGGAGTACCATATGGGAACCTGATATATCATAAAGAGGCGTTGAAAGCCAAGAAACTCGGGAAAGAGATTGACGCTCTCCTTGTGTCGATCATTGAAGCTCGAAAAAAGATGGACAAAAATCAATATTCTCAACATGATCTTCTGAGTCTGTTAATGCTAGATGAGAGTGCTAATGGCATGGATTGCCGACTTGGAAAGACGTTAAGTACAAGGGAATTGGTGGATGAGTGTAAGACGATTTTCATTGGAGGTCATGAGACCTCTGCCTTGGCACTCACCTGGACTATGTTGCTTCTGGCCTTGCATCCTGAATGGCAAACTCAGCTCAGAGAGGAAATCAAACAAGTGTTTGGAGTAGGTGAAATTGATGTTACAAGGCTTAATGCTCTCAGAAAG ATGGGATGGGTGATGAACGAAGTGCTAAGACTATATTCACCAGCACCAAATGTACAGAGACAAGCTAAAGATGATATTCAAGTGGACAATAATGTAGTCATTCCTAAAGGAACAAATATATGGATTGATGTGGTGTCAATGCACCACGACAAGCAGCTTTGGGGTGAAGACGTTAACGAATTCAAACcagaaaggtttaaagatgacgtTTATGGTGGATGCAAACACAAAATGGGATTCTTGCCTTTTGGTTTTGGAGGAAGAATGTGCATTGGCAAGAATTTGTTTCTCATGGAGTACAAGATTGTGTTGTCCTTAATCTTGACTAGGTTCTCTTTCTCCATCTCCCCAAACTATAAGCATTGCCCTTCTATCCTGCTTTCTCTTAGGCCCACACATGGATTGCCTCTTATAATCCGACCCCTTTAA